The following proteins are co-located in the Pseudoalteromonas sp. N1230-9 genome:
- a CDS encoding TonB-dependent receptor produces MKRRLSLLSAAILPLFAASTIAYAEDGELEKILVTGDFQKESIQTLSASASLFSDHEINQRGAKFLDEMLASAANVNFTSGASRGRYVQIRGVGLRSQFVDPINPSVGLVIDGINYSGLGGSSLLFDVDQVEIYRGPQGTRFGADALAGMIQMESAAPTLDPSVKVQLGAGNYNSYEAGIAASTGITDDTAVRASIYQRESDGYVENRYLNKDTQQQDELVSRFKLHSQLTNNLRTELSVHYIDINNGYDAFTLDNSRYSVADEPGEDNQESIAVGLANTYTGFDLFDVSLNVSGIDSELLYSFDEDWVCNDEAQPELCAAGLHEWGYSSTDTYLRDRKDQAAELQFNGKSGEWVAGIYYQGREVDLERQYTWLTQPFTSNYETSNIAAYGQVATPIGPKTTLITGLRIEQYQGDYIDNNGFIEETDDVMVGGKLALEYQVIDRTMIYTSITRGYKAGGINSEALAKAKDEGLNLDADFFANHTSFAPEYLWSGEFGVKGSSLDDRFVLRLAAFYMYREDMQLKSWQVEGQKFTGYIDNASSGENYGLEIEGSFQATDNLLLTGSAGYLHTEINDFVAQSGLDQDGRDQAQAPKYQYAFTARYNFTPALYASIGVEGKDDYYFSDSHNSQAPSTNLVNASFGYESDNWSINAWARNLFDEDVPTRGFEFGNDPLDGYATHTYTQLGEPMVAGVTFIYEL; encoded by the coding sequence ATGAAACGACGTTTATCATTATTATCTGCTGCTATTTTGCCATTATTTGCAGCATCAACAATCGCTTATGCTGAAGACGGTGAGCTAGAAAAAATTTTAGTCACTGGTGATTTCCAAAAAGAAAGTATTCAAACACTTAGCGCCAGCGCCAGCTTATTTTCTGATCATGAGATCAATCAGCGAGGCGCTAAGTTTTTAGATGAGATGCTAGCAAGTGCCGCGAATGTAAACTTTACGTCTGGCGCATCACGAGGTCGTTATGTGCAAATTCGTGGTGTTGGTTTGCGCTCACAGTTTGTTGACCCAATTAACCCATCTGTAGGTTTGGTGATCGACGGTATTAACTACTCTGGCCTTGGTGGTAGTTCATTATTATTTGATGTTGACCAAGTTGAAATTTACCGTGGACCACAAGGCACACGCTTTGGCGCTGATGCACTTGCCGGTATGATTCAAATGGAATCAGCTGCACCAACCCTTGATCCAAGTGTAAAAGTGCAGCTTGGCGCAGGTAATTACAATAGCTATGAGGCAGGTATTGCTGCCAGCACGGGTATTACCGATGACACCGCAGTGCGCGCTAGCATTTATCAACGTGAGTCTGATGGTTACGTTGAAAACCGTTATTTAAACAAAGATACCCAGCAACAAGACGAGCTCGTTTCTCGCTTTAAATTACACAGCCAGCTAACAAATAACTTACGCACAGAGCTGAGTGTTCACTATATTGATATTAATAATGGCTACGATGCATTTACACTCGATAATAGCCGTTACAGTGTTGCTGATGAGCCAGGCGAAGATAACCAAGAAAGCATTGCAGTTGGCCTTGCCAATACATACACCGGCTTCGATTTATTTGATGTAAGCCTTAATGTGTCAGGTATCGACAGTGAGCTACTTTACAGTTTTGACGAAGATTGGGTGTGTAATGATGAAGCTCAGCCAGAACTATGCGCCGCTGGTTTACATGAGTGGGGCTATAGCTCAACAGATACTTACCTGCGCGATCGCAAAGATCAAGCGGCCGAACTGCAATTTAATGGTAAGTCTGGCGAATGGGTAGCGGGCATTTATTATCAAGGTCGTGAAGTTGACTTGGAACGCCAATACACATGGCTGACACAACCTTTTACCTCAAATTATGAAACCAGCAACATCGCTGCATATGGTCAAGTAGCAACCCCTATAGGGCCAAAAACAACCTTAATTACGGGTCTGCGCATTGAGCAATATCAAGGCGACTACATTGATAACAATGGCTTTATTGAAGAAACCGATGATGTCATGGTGGGTGGTAAACTTGCTCTTGAATACCAAGTGATTGATCGCACCATGATCTACACCAGTATTACTCGTGGCTACAAAGCAGGCGGTATTAACTCTGAAGCACTGGCAAAAGCAAAAGATGAAGGCTTAAATCTAGATGCTGATTTCTTTGCGAACCACACATCATTTGCCCCTGAATATTTATGGAGCGGTGAGTTTGGTGTGAAAGGCAGCTCACTTGACGATAGATTTGTATTACGCTTAGCCGCTTTTTACATGTATCGCGAAGATATGCAGCTAAAATCGTGGCAAGTTGAAGGTCAAAAGTTCACAGGTTATATCGATAACGCAAGCTCTGGCGAAAACTACGGTTTAGAAATTGAAGGCAGCTTCCAAGCTACTGACAACTTACTACTAACGGGTAGTGCAGGTTATCTACATACAGAAATTAATGACTTTGTTGCGCAATCAGGCCTAGATCAAGATGGTCGTGACCAAGCACAAGCACCTAAATACCAATATGCATTCACTGCGCGCTATAACTTTACGCCAGCACTTTACGCATCAATTGGTGTTGAGGGCAAAGACGATTACTACTTCTCTGATAGCCACAACTCACAAGCACCAAGCACTAACTTAGTAAATGCTTCATTTGGTTATGAAAGTGATAATTGGAGCATTAATGCATGGGCACGTAACTTATTTGATGAAGACGTACCAACCCGTGGCTTTGAGTTTGGTAACGACCCATTAGACGGTTACGCGACTCACACATACACACAACTTGGCGAACCTATGGTTGCCGGTGTGACATTTATTTACGAGCTATAA
- the epmA gene encoding elongation factor P--(R)-beta-lysine ligase, whose product MSNVLWQPSADIETLRERAVIIRRIREFFYARDVMEVETPSLSAASVTDVHLATFSTEFVGPGHAGGLLLYLQTSPEFAMKRLLAAGSGAIFQLCKAFRNEEAGSHHNPEFTMLEWYRPGFDEFALMDEMDELMQLVLGVKPAERLTYQQAFINALAVDPLTADISTLQQLATEQGFADIAAHETHRDTLLQLLFCMKVEPTIGQEKPCFVYHFPASQAALAQICQHDERVAGRFELYFKNMELANGFNELTDAKEQAARFKEDNQYREANGLKQVPMDERLIAALENGLPQCAGVALGIDRLIMLATNKQKIKDVIAFDVERA is encoded by the coding sequence ATGTCTAATGTCCTTTGGCAACCAAGCGCCGATATCGAAACTTTACGCGAGCGTGCCGTCATCATCCGCCGTATTCGCGAGTTCTTTTATGCACGGGATGTAATGGAGGTTGAAACGCCAAGTCTTAGTGCTGCCAGCGTAACCGATGTACATTTAGCCACATTTAGCACAGAGTTTGTTGGTCCTGGTCATGCTGGTGGCTTGCTATTGTATTTACAAACGTCGCCTGAGTTTGCTATGAAGCGTTTACTTGCTGCGGGCTCTGGGGCTATTTTCCAGCTTTGTAAAGCATTTCGTAATGAAGAGGCGGGTAGCCATCATAACCCTGAATTTACAATGCTTGAGTGGTATCGCCCAGGTTTTGATGAATTTGCGCTTATGGATGAAATGGATGAGCTTATGCAATTAGTGCTCGGCGTAAAACCCGCAGAGCGGCTAACTTATCAGCAAGCCTTTATTAATGCATTAGCTGTAGACCCTTTAACGGCTGATATTAGCACATTGCAGCAACTAGCAACGGAGCAAGGCTTTGCCGATATTGCTGCGCATGAAACACATCGCGATACTTTGTTGCAGCTATTATTTTGTATGAAGGTAGAGCCAACGATTGGCCAAGAAAAGCCTTGTTTTGTTTATCATTTTCCTGCATCGCAAGCCGCTCTTGCCCAAATTTGCCAGCATGATGAGCGGGTAGCAGGGCGCTTTGAGTTATATTTTAAAAATATGGAACTGGCAAACGGCTTTAATGAACTAACGGATGCTAAAGAGCAGGCTGCTCGCTTTAAAGAAGATAATCAATACCGTGAAGCGAATGGCTTAAAACAAGTGCCAATGGATGAGCGTTTAATAGCTGCACTTGAAAATGGGTTACCGCAATGTGCTGGTGTGGCACTGGGAATTGATCGACTCATTATGCTGGCAACCAATAAGCAAAAGATTAAAGACGTGATTGCCTTTGATGTTGAAAGGGCTTAA
- the efp gene encoding elongation factor P: MANYSTNEFKGGLKIMLDGEPCSILENEMVKPGKGQAFNRVRIRKLITGKVLEKTFKSGETVEGADVMDTDLAYLYTDGEFWHFMNNETFEQIAADEKALGDNAKWLVENDVCTITLWNGSPIAVTPPNFVELEITETDPGLKGDTAGTGGKPATLSTGAVVRVPLFVQIGEVIKVDTRSGEYVSRVK; this comes from the coding sequence ATGGCGAATTATAGCACCAATGAGTTCAAGGGCGGCCTAAAAATTATGTTAGACGGTGAACCTTGCAGCATCTTAGAAAATGAAATGGTAAAACCAGGTAAAGGCCAAGCGTTTAACCGTGTTCGTATTCGTAAACTTATTACAGGTAAAGTACTAGAAAAAACATTCAAGTCAGGTGAAACAGTTGAAGGTGCAGACGTAATGGATACAGACTTAGCGTATCTATACACTGACGGTGAGTTCTGGCACTTTATGAACAACGAAACATTTGAGCAAATCGCTGCTGATGAAAAAGCGCTTGGCGACAATGCAAAATGGTTAGTTGAAAATGACGTTTGTACAATCACACTTTGGAACGGTAGCCCAATCGCTGTGACGCCACCAAACTTTGTTGAATTAGAAATCACTGAAACAGATCCAGGTCTAAAAGGTGATACAGCGGGTACTGGCGGTAAACCAGCAACATTAAGCACAGGTGCTGTTGTTCGTGTTCCTCTATTCGTACAAATCGGCGAAGTGATCAAAGTTGATACACGTAGCGGTGAATACGTGAGCCGTGTTAAGTAA